The Vespula vulgaris chromosome 2, iyVesVulg1.1, whole genome shotgun sequence genome has a segment encoding these proteins:
- the LOC127061834 gene encoding uncharacterized protein LOC127061834 isoform X7, with the protein MMTATHELQQQQNVQQQQQHVQQQQQQVQQQQQVQQQVQPQQQQIQPQVQAQQQIQQQVQPQQQMQVQQQVQQQVQQQVQQQQQQQQQQQQQQQQQPQQQQSNGPHNVVPTQVQVQPQVAASMPQQQLQGAVAVSMHHQQQGVGGVSMALSGQQGATTITTMAAHPQAVQVIQQPIQSQAYHLQQLYNTQAPLLMPGNLALHPAGINPSSIQNTLQVTTAGKPFQSAAQLTPHMLTTASTPDQGTGHPGAGGTKVQGFPTSYLPVPTSATPDAGQALVFGQLGVLGSPQPPPSLQQQQQQQSANKQDQVQKYTTCTAGTPSGARGPGMQFALWQFAPQVWTGLQPPAVLTAAPNQIFIRSPTQPDMFIQSPQPIQAHNALATQQQIQGVQQIAAASGKAKVMDIQQYQAMKSKQSTGGQRPLSILPSSLQTVNIRAASSVSTQTVHEVQVTVHAQSGKVSGSGSKGRGKPMQSPQQQQQQQQQQQQQQQQQQQQQQQQQQTQQAMQQQHQQVFIQQKQHPQQQQQQQQQQQQQLQQQYQQQQVQSSQQQIQPKPMMGMTLQQQQQPGVVLGSEARPIMPVVSVGSVGVAATSQINQVQQPPMSAVQQLPLPVQNYYHTINPTIIGNQIVSGASQVQSVPIVNRPTEQQPHDPNNATIMITSPDRNHQADCSIILPSTNLSVVNDDNIKSAKKEETVSIISEEISISQTDVSDTDHSKAQIKEDENNISKTDEKTCNNPLAGLANTVNSITNGAANEESTNISVSIPLTASNKHAPPKAMVKPQVLTHVIEGFVIQEASEPFAVNRTSLNNTMGQDATNILNRNNSSEKDNHEEPPRKKHAPNYNVDEDGNNAQIGKCENCGNMIDEQNIKFKKDKRFCSTICAKSKKRESRERDVMEKQWTEMEMESKTIDVENNKKNGEDKSLSTTTTSSVDESIPKVNPVKWTVGEVCEFIRGLPGCADYAEDFAIQEIDGQALMLLKEDHLMSAMSIKLGPALKIVARIDSMRIESMSNSNPTSNSS; encoded by the exons ATGATGACTGCAACTCATGAGCTTCAACAACAGCAAAACGttcagcagcaacaacagcatgttcaacaacagcaacaacaggtgcagcaacaacaacaagttCAACAGCAGGTGCAgccacaacaacaacaaattcAACCCCAAGTGCAGGCGCAACAGCAGATTCAGCAGCAAGTTCAACCCCAGCAACAAATGCAAGTACAACAGCAAGTGCAACAACAAGTACAGCAACAAgtgcagcaacaacaacagcagcagcagcagcaacagcagcagcagcaacaacagccaCAGCAACAACAAAGTAATGGGCCACATAATGTGGTACCTACACAAGTACAAGTTCAACCACAGGTAGCAGCAAGTATGCCCCAACAACAG TTACAGGGAGCAGTTGCCGTATCAATGCACCATCAACAGCAAGGTGTTGGTGGTGTATCTATGGCATTGTCTGGTCAGCAAGGTGCAACAACCATAACTACAATGGCTGCACATCCCCAAGCAGTTCAAGTTATTCAACAACCAATACAAAGTCAAGCATATCATTTGCAACAACTTTATAATACTCAAGCTCCATTATTGATGCCTGGAAATTTGGCTCTTCATCCTGCTGGAATAAATCCATCTTCGATTCAG AACACTTTGCAGGTTACAACAGCTGGTAAGCCTTTTCAGTCTGCAGCTCAATTGACACCTCATATGTTAACTACAGCATCAACACCTGACCAAGGTACAGGTCATCCTGGTGCAGGAGGGACAAAAGTTCAAGGATTTCCAACAAGCTACTTACCTGTACCCACTTCTGCTACTCCTGATGCAGGGCAGGCACTAGTCTTTGGGCAACTTGGCGTGTTAGGTTCACCACAGCCTCCACCATCgttacaacaacaacaacagcaacaatcGGCAAATAAACAAGATCAAGTACAAAAG TATACCACATGTACAGCGGGTACTCCATCCGGCGCAAGAGGACCAGGAATGCAATTTGCGCTATGGCAGTTTGCACCTCAAGTGTGGACTGGATTACAACCACCAGCTGTTCTCACTGCTGCTccaaatcaaatatttattcgaagtCCTACCCAACCTGACATGTTCATTCAAAGTCCACAGCCCATTCAAGCTCATAATG cGTTAGCAACCCAACAACAGATTCAAGGAGTACAGCAAATTGCCGCTGCTAGTGGAAAAGCGAAGGTAATGGATATACAACAATATCAAGCAATGAAAAGCAAGCAGAGCACAGGCGGACAGCGGCCACTTAGCATTTTACCATCCTCGCTGCAAACTGTCAATATACGAGCTGCAAGTTCTGTTTCTACACAAACTGTTCATGAAGTACAAGTCACGGTACACGCACAG aGTGGTAAAGTGAGCGGAAGCGGAAGTAAAGGGCGTGGTAAACCAATGCAATCGcctcaacaacaacagcaacaacaacaacaacaacagcagcaacaacaacaacaacaacagcaacaacagcaacagcaacaaacACAACAGGCGATGCAACAACAGCATCAACAAGTTTTTATTCAACAAAAACAACATCctcagcaacaacaacaacaacaacagcaacagcagcaacaattacaacaacaatatcaacaacaacaagtgCAATCTTCCCAACAACAAATTCAACCTAAACCTATGATGG GTATGACCttacaacaacagcagcaacccGGGGTAGTCTTAGGTAGTGAAGCAAGGCCTATTATGCCTGTAGTATCAGTTGGAAGTGTTGGGGTTGCTGCTACGTCACAAATAAATCAAGTACAGCAACCTCCAATGTCTGCTGTACAACAGCTTCCATTACCGGTACAAAACTATTATCAT aCTATTAATCCGACAATAATAGGCAATCAAATAGTAAGTGGAGCATCGCAAGTTCAATCTGTACCAATAGTAAATCGACCGACTGAACAACAACCTCATGATCCAAATAACGCtacaataatgataacatCACCTGATCGTAATCATCAAGCTGACTGTTCAATAATACTGCCATCGACAAATCTCTCTGTTGttaacgatgataatattaaatctgcaaaaaaagaagagactgTATCAATTATTTCGGAAGAGATATCGATATCTCAGACAGATGTATCAG ataccgATCATTCAAAGGctcaaataaaagaagatgaaaataatatttcaaaaacagATGAAAAAACATGTAATAATCCTTTAGCTGGACTCGCTAATACAGTCAATTCTATTACCAATGGTGCAGCTAATGAAGAGTCAACGAACATTTCTGTATCTATTCCTCTCACAGCAAGTAATAAACATGCACCTCCTAAGGCAATGGTTAAACCTCAAGTTCTTACGCACGTGATTGAAGGATTTGTTATACAAGAAG CATCCGAACCATTTGCAGTTAATCGAACATCCTTAAATAATACAATGGGCCAAGAtgcaacaaatattttaaatcgtaACAATTCCTCTGAAAAGGATAATCACGAAGAACCACCAA GAAAGAAACATGCTCCAAATTACAACGTGGATGAAGATGGAAACAATGCTCAAATTGGAAAATGTGAAAATTGTGGTAACATGATCGACGagcaaaatattaaatttaaaaaggacAAACGTTTTTGTTCGACCATTTGTGCGAAAAG taAAAAACGTGAATCACGTGAACGAGATGTAATGGAAAAACAATGGACGGAAATGGAAATGGAAAGTAAAACTATTgatgtagaaaataataagaaaaatgggGAAGATAAATCATTGTCAACAACAACTACTTCTTCAGTAGACGAGTCCATTCCGAAAGTAAATCCTGTGAAATGGACG GTAGGAGAAGTATGCGAATTCATACGTGGTTTACCAGGTTGTGCTGATTATGCAGAAGACTTTGCTATTCAAGAAATCGATGGACAAGCTCTTATGTTGTTAAAGGAAGATCATTTGATGTCGGCCATGAGTATTAAATTAGGACCTGCATTAAAAATAGTGGCCAGGATCGATTCGATGCGCATAGAATCAATGTCCAATTCTAATCCTACGTCTAATAGctcataa
- the LOC127061834 gene encoding polyhomeotic-proximal chromatin protein-like isoform X1 translates to MMTATHELQQQQNVQQQQQHVQQQQQQVQQQQQVQQQVQPQQQQIQPQVQAQQQIQQQVQPQQQMQVQQQVQQQVQQQVQQQQQQQQQQQQQQQQQPQQQQSNGPHNVVPTQVQVQPQVAASMPQQQLQGAVAVSMHHQQQGVGGVSMALSGQQGATTITTMAAHPQAVQVIQQPIQSQAYHLQQLYNTQAPLLMPGNLALHPAGINPSSIQNTLQVTTAGKPFQSAAQLTPHMLTTASTPDQGTGHPGAGGTKVQGFPTSYLPVPTSATPDAGQALVFGQLGVLGSPQPPPSLQQQQQQQSANKQDQVQKYTTCTAGTPSGARGPGMQFALWQFAPQVWTGLQPPAVLTAAPNQIFIRSPTQPDMFIQSPQPIQAHNALATQQQIQGVQQIAAASGKAKVMDIQQYQAMKSKQSTGGQRPLSILPSSLQTVNIRAASSVSTQTVHEVQVTVHAQSGKVSGSGSKGRGKPMQSPQQQQQQQQQQQQQQQQQQQQQQQQQQTQQAMQQQHQQVFIQQKQHPQQQQQQQQQQQQQLQQQYQQQQVQSSQQQIQPKPMMGKKYLLMINMAGMTLQQQQQPGVVLGSEARPIMPVVSVGSVGVAATSQINQVQQPPMSAVQQLPLPVQNYYHTINPTIIGNQIVSGASQVQSVPIVNRPTEQQPHDPNNATIMITSPDRNHQADCSIILPSTNLSVVNDDNIKSAKKEETVSIISEEISISQTDVSDTDHSKAQIKEDENNISKTDEKTCNNPLAGLANTVNSITNGAANEESTNISVSIPLTASNKHAPPKAMVKPQVLTHVIEGFVIQEASEPFAVNRTSLNNTMGQDATNILNRNNSSEKDNHEEPPRKKHAPNYNVDEDGNNAQIGKCENCGNMIDEQNIKFKKDKRFCSTICAKSKKRESRERDVMEKQWTEMEMESKTIDVENNKKNGEDKSLSTTTTSSVDESIPKVNPVKWTVGEVCEFIRGLPGCADYAEDFAIQEIDGQALMLLKEDHLMSAMSIKLGPALKIVARIDSMRIESMSNSNPTSNSS, encoded by the exons ATGATGACTGCAACTCATGAGCTTCAACAACAGCAAAACGttcagcagcaacaacagcatgttcaacaacagcaacaacaggtgcagcaacaacaacaagttCAACAGCAGGTGCAgccacaacaacaacaaattcAACCCCAAGTGCAGGCGCAACAGCAGATTCAGCAGCAAGTTCAACCCCAGCAACAAATGCAAGTACAACAGCAAGTGCAACAACAAGTACAGCAACAAgtgcagcaacaacaacagcagcagcagcagcaacagcagcagcagcaacaacagccaCAGCAACAACAAAGTAATGGGCCACATAATGTGGTACCTACACAAGTACAAGTTCAACCACAGGTAGCAGCAAGTATGCCCCAACAACAG TTACAGGGAGCAGTTGCCGTATCAATGCACCATCAACAGCAAGGTGTTGGTGGTGTATCTATGGCATTGTCTGGTCAGCAAGGTGCAACAACCATAACTACAATGGCTGCACATCCCCAAGCAGTTCAAGTTATTCAACAACCAATACAAAGTCAAGCATATCATTTGCAACAACTTTATAATACTCAAGCTCCATTATTGATGCCTGGAAATTTGGCTCTTCATCCTGCTGGAATAAATCCATCTTCGATTCAG AACACTTTGCAGGTTACAACAGCTGGTAAGCCTTTTCAGTCTGCAGCTCAATTGACACCTCATATGTTAACTACAGCATCAACACCTGACCAAGGTACAGGTCATCCTGGTGCAGGAGGGACAAAAGTTCAAGGATTTCCAACAAGCTACTTACCTGTACCCACTTCTGCTACTCCTGATGCAGGGCAGGCACTAGTCTTTGGGCAACTTGGCGTGTTAGGTTCACCACAGCCTCCACCATCgttacaacaacaacaacagcaacaatcGGCAAATAAACAAGATCAAGTACAAAAG TATACCACATGTACAGCGGGTACTCCATCCGGCGCAAGAGGACCAGGAATGCAATTTGCGCTATGGCAGTTTGCACCTCAAGTGTGGACTGGATTACAACCACCAGCTGTTCTCACTGCTGCTccaaatcaaatatttattcgaagtCCTACCCAACCTGACATGTTCATTCAAAGTCCACAGCCCATTCAAGCTCATAATG cGTTAGCAACCCAACAACAGATTCAAGGAGTACAGCAAATTGCCGCTGCTAGTGGAAAAGCGAAGGTAATGGATATACAACAATATCAAGCAATGAAAAGCAAGCAGAGCACAGGCGGACAGCGGCCACTTAGCATTTTACCATCCTCGCTGCAAACTGTCAATATACGAGCTGCAAGTTCTGTTTCTACACAAACTGTTCATGAAGTACAAGTCACGGTACACGCACAG aGTGGTAAAGTGAGCGGAAGCGGAAGTAAAGGGCGTGGTAAACCAATGCAATCGcctcaacaacaacagcaacaacaacaacaacaacagcagcaacaacaacaacaacaacagcaacaacagcaacagcaacaaacACAACAGGCGATGCAACAACAGCATCAACAAGTTTTTATTCAACAAAAACAACATCctcagcaacaacaacaacaacaacagcaacagcagcaacaattacaacaacaatatcaacaacaacaagtgCAATCTTCCCAACAACAAATTCAACCTAAACCTATGATGGGtaagaaatatcttttgatGATAAATATGG caGGTATGACCttacaacaacagcagcaacccGGGGTAGTCTTAGGTAGTGAAGCAAGGCCTATTATGCCTGTAGTATCAGTTGGAAGTGTTGGGGTTGCTGCTACGTCACAAATAAATCAAGTACAGCAACCTCCAATGTCTGCTGTACAACAGCTTCCATTACCGGTACAAAACTATTATCAT aCTATTAATCCGACAATAATAGGCAATCAAATAGTAAGTGGAGCATCGCAAGTTCAATCTGTACCAATAGTAAATCGACCGACTGAACAACAACCTCATGATCCAAATAACGCtacaataatgataacatCACCTGATCGTAATCATCAAGCTGACTGTTCAATAATACTGCCATCGACAAATCTCTCTGTTGttaacgatgataatattaaatctgcaaaaaaagaagagactgTATCAATTATTTCGGAAGAGATATCGATATCTCAGACAGATGTATCAG ataccgATCATTCAAAGGctcaaataaaagaagatgaaaataatatttcaaaaacagATGAAAAAACATGTAATAATCCTTTAGCTGGACTCGCTAATACAGTCAATTCTATTACCAATGGTGCAGCTAATGAAGAGTCAACGAACATTTCTGTATCTATTCCTCTCACAGCAAGTAATAAACATGCACCTCCTAAGGCAATGGTTAAACCTCAAGTTCTTACGCACGTGATTGAAGGATTTGTTATACAAGAAG CATCCGAACCATTTGCAGTTAATCGAACATCCTTAAATAATACAATGGGCCAAGAtgcaacaaatattttaaatcgtaACAATTCCTCTGAAAAGGATAATCACGAAGAACCACCAA GAAAGAAACATGCTCCAAATTACAACGTGGATGAAGATGGAAACAATGCTCAAATTGGAAAATGTGAAAATTGTGGTAACATGATCGACGagcaaaatattaaatttaaaaaggacAAACGTTTTTGTTCGACCATTTGTGCGAAAAG taAAAAACGTGAATCACGTGAACGAGATGTAATGGAAAAACAATGGACGGAAATGGAAATGGAAAGTAAAACTATTgatgtagaaaataataagaaaaatgggGAAGATAAATCATTGTCAACAACAACTACTTCTTCAGTAGACGAGTCCATTCCGAAAGTAAATCCTGTGAAATGGACG GTAGGAGAAGTATGCGAATTCATACGTGGTTTACCAGGTTGTGCTGATTATGCAGAAGACTTTGCTATTCAAGAAATCGATGGACAAGCTCTTATGTTGTTAAAGGAAGATCATTTGATGTCGGCCATGAGTATTAAATTAGGACCTGCATTAAAAATAGTGGCCAGGATCGATTCGATGCGCATAGAATCAATGTCCAATTCTAATCCTACGTCTAATAGctcataa
- the LOC127061834 gene encoding polyhomeotic-proximal chromatin protein-like isoform X8, with translation MMTATHELQQQQNVQQQQQHVQQQQQQVQQQQQVQQQVQPQQQQIQPQVQAQQQIQQQVQPQQQMQVQQQVQQQVQQQVQQQQQQQQQQQQQQQQQPQQQQSNGPHNVVPTQVQVQPQVAASMPQQQLQGAVAVSMHHQQQGVGGVSMALSGQQGATTITTMAAHPQAVQVIQQPIQSQAYHLQQLYNTQAPLLMPGNLALHPAGINPSSIQNTLQVTTAGKPFQSAAQLTPHMLTTASTPDQGTGHPGAGGTKVQGFPTSYLPVPTSATPDAGQALVFGQLGVLGSPQPPPSLQQQQQQQSANKQDQVQKYTTCTAGTPSGARGPGMQFALWQFAPQVWTGLQPPAVLTAAPNQIFIRSPTQPDMFIQSPQPIQAHNALATQQQIQGVQQIAAASGKAKVMDIQQYQAMKSKQSTGGQRPLSILPSSLQTVNIRASGKVSGSGSKGRGKPMQSPQQQQQQQQQQQQQQQQQQQQQQQQQQTQQAMQQQHQQVFIQQKQHPQQQQQQQQQQQQQLQQQYQQQQVQSSQQQIQPKPMMGKKYLLMINMAGMTLQQQQQPGVVLGSEARPIMPVVSVGSVGVAATSQINQVQQPPMSAVQQLPLPVQNYYHTINPTIIGNQIVSGASQVQSVPIVNRPTEQQPHDPNNATIMITSPDRNHQADCSIILPSTNLSVVNDDNIKSAKKEETVSIISEEISISQTDVSDTDHSKAQIKEDENNISKTDEKTCNNPLAGLANTVNSITNGAANEESTNISVSIPLTASNKHAPPKAMVKPQVLTHVIEGFVIQEASEPFAVNRTSLNNTMGQDATNILNRNNSSEKDNHEEPPRKKHAPNYNVDEDGNNAQIGKCENCGNMIDEQNIKFKKDKRFCSTICAKSKKRESRERDVMEKQWTEMEMESKTIDVENNKKNGEDKSLSTTTTSSVDESIPKVNPVKWTVGEVCEFIRGLPGCADYAEDFAIQEIDGQALMLLKEDHLMSAMSIKLGPALKIVARIDSMRIESMSNSNPTSNSS, from the exons ATGATGACTGCAACTCATGAGCTTCAACAACAGCAAAACGttcagcagcaacaacagcatgttcaacaacagcaacaacaggtgcagcaacaacaacaagttCAACAGCAGGTGCAgccacaacaacaacaaattcAACCCCAAGTGCAGGCGCAACAGCAGATTCAGCAGCAAGTTCAACCCCAGCAACAAATGCAAGTACAACAGCAAGTGCAACAACAAGTACAGCAACAAgtgcagcaacaacaacagcagcagcagcagcaacagcagcagcagcaacaacagccaCAGCAACAACAAAGTAATGGGCCACATAATGTGGTACCTACACAAGTACAAGTTCAACCACAGGTAGCAGCAAGTATGCCCCAACAACAG TTACAGGGAGCAGTTGCCGTATCAATGCACCATCAACAGCAAGGTGTTGGTGGTGTATCTATGGCATTGTCTGGTCAGCAAGGTGCAACAACCATAACTACAATGGCTGCACATCCCCAAGCAGTTCAAGTTATTCAACAACCAATACAAAGTCAAGCATATCATTTGCAACAACTTTATAATACTCAAGCTCCATTATTGATGCCTGGAAATTTGGCTCTTCATCCTGCTGGAATAAATCCATCTTCGATTCAG AACACTTTGCAGGTTACAACAGCTGGTAAGCCTTTTCAGTCTGCAGCTCAATTGACACCTCATATGTTAACTACAGCATCAACACCTGACCAAGGTACAGGTCATCCTGGTGCAGGAGGGACAAAAGTTCAAGGATTTCCAACAAGCTACTTACCTGTACCCACTTCTGCTACTCCTGATGCAGGGCAGGCACTAGTCTTTGGGCAACTTGGCGTGTTAGGTTCACCACAGCCTCCACCATCgttacaacaacaacaacagcaacaatcGGCAAATAAACAAGATCAAGTACAAAAG TATACCACATGTACAGCGGGTACTCCATCCGGCGCAAGAGGACCAGGAATGCAATTTGCGCTATGGCAGTTTGCACCTCAAGTGTGGACTGGATTACAACCACCAGCTGTTCTCACTGCTGCTccaaatcaaatatttattcgaagtCCTACCCAACCTGACATGTTCATTCAAAGTCCACAGCCCATTCAAGCTCATAATG cGTTAGCAACCCAACAACAGATTCAAGGAGTACAGCAAATTGCCGCTGCTAGTGGAAAAGCGAAGGTAATGGATATACAACAATATCAAGCAATGAAAAGCAAGCAGAGCACAGGCGGACAGCGGCCACTTAGCATTTTACCATCCTCGCTGCAAACTGTCAATATACGAGCT aGTGGTAAAGTGAGCGGAAGCGGAAGTAAAGGGCGTGGTAAACCAATGCAATCGcctcaacaacaacagcaacaacaacaacaacaacagcagcaacaacaacaacaacaacagcaacaacagcaacagcaacaaacACAACAGGCGATGCAACAACAGCATCAACAAGTTTTTATTCAACAAAAACAACATCctcagcaacaacaacaacaacaacagcaacagcagcaacaattacaacaacaatatcaacaacaacaagtgCAATCTTCCCAACAACAAATTCAACCTAAACCTATGATGGGtaagaaatatcttttgatGATAAATATGG caGGTATGACCttacaacaacagcagcaacccGGGGTAGTCTTAGGTAGTGAAGCAAGGCCTATTATGCCTGTAGTATCAGTTGGAAGTGTTGGGGTTGCTGCTACGTCACAAATAAATCAAGTACAGCAACCTCCAATGTCTGCTGTACAACAGCTTCCATTACCGGTACAAAACTATTATCAT aCTATTAATCCGACAATAATAGGCAATCAAATAGTAAGTGGAGCATCGCAAGTTCAATCTGTACCAATAGTAAATCGACCGACTGAACAACAACCTCATGATCCAAATAACGCtacaataatgataacatCACCTGATCGTAATCATCAAGCTGACTGTTCAATAATACTGCCATCGACAAATCTCTCTGTTGttaacgatgataatattaaatctgcaaaaaaagaagagactgTATCAATTATTTCGGAAGAGATATCGATATCTCAGACAGATGTATCAG ataccgATCATTCAAAGGctcaaataaaagaagatgaaaataatatttcaaaaacagATGAAAAAACATGTAATAATCCTTTAGCTGGACTCGCTAATACAGTCAATTCTATTACCAATGGTGCAGCTAATGAAGAGTCAACGAACATTTCTGTATCTATTCCTCTCACAGCAAGTAATAAACATGCACCTCCTAAGGCAATGGTTAAACCTCAAGTTCTTACGCACGTGATTGAAGGATTTGTTATACAAGAAG CATCCGAACCATTTGCAGTTAATCGAACATCCTTAAATAATACAATGGGCCAAGAtgcaacaaatattttaaatcgtaACAATTCCTCTGAAAAGGATAATCACGAAGAACCACCAA GAAAGAAACATGCTCCAAATTACAACGTGGATGAAGATGGAAACAATGCTCAAATTGGAAAATGTGAAAATTGTGGTAACATGATCGACGagcaaaatattaaatttaaaaaggacAAACGTTTTTGTTCGACCATTTGTGCGAAAAG taAAAAACGTGAATCACGTGAACGAGATGTAATGGAAAAACAATGGACGGAAATGGAAATGGAAAGTAAAACTATTgatgtagaaaataataagaaaaatgggGAAGATAAATCATTGTCAACAACAACTACTTCTTCAGTAGACGAGTCCATTCCGAAAGTAAATCCTGTGAAATGGACG GTAGGAGAAGTATGCGAATTCATACGTGGTTTACCAGGTTGTGCTGATTATGCAGAAGACTTTGCTATTCAAGAAATCGATGGACAAGCTCTTATGTTGTTAAAGGAAGATCATTTGATGTCGGCCATGAGTATTAAATTAGGACCTGCATTAAAAATAGTGGCCAGGATCGATTCGATGCGCATAGAATCAATGTCCAATTCTAATCCTACGTCTAATAGctcataa